The nucleotide window TGGGGGAGacagaaaaaaaacatgtaatatgattatatataattggtcaagcaaattttgctagtagaaaaaggcacgaaattcaaattttttatgggacgatatcccttcgcacctacattttttaaattcgccgcctttttctactgacaagatttgcttgaccaactatttaaacatatattacgttttataattttttatgtatCCTCCATAAATTGctgtgattaaataaataattcagtaataaaacaataataacgcctgaataaattacatatatactCGTTCTTAAACATGAGgttgtctctttctctttcggtgAGTGGGAActcgttagcacgtgcacatttctcgcTTGCCCAGGCAGGCGACtaaaggcaacttgtacaatttgtcacaaggtaagcgcttcaattttggaacgcctataaCATATTCTTGagtaataataaatcattgatGACAGACTCAATTTTAAACTGTTAATTTGACAATATATCACGACTCATGCTTTTCCAGTGTTTCTGTTACCAAAAGAATATACTATTAAATTACTTGaccgtcactggaagctttataattgagagagcatatctgtttccgtcgaattatcacaagtctagtgctttatttgacTCTTGTTTCCGGCAACAGTGGCGACACCTACCCTACCTTACCCTAGAGGTAAGtgttttaatatgcgttttatttcaggtaaaacgctgctattattttcaatcgcaaGATACAATTTGTGATAtacattttcttttaaattatcagGTAAATGTCATTCCCGGTTCTCGTTCCTATTCCCCCcgccgtccctattcaccccatttgACGGTACCTATGCGAACTTATAGCATAGTAGGTCAAACTTTACGCGTAACTTGTAAATATTTAACGCAACTTTTGATTACTCACCAAACTGATACACGCCGAAATTACAAGTTCAATCCTGGGCACTTATGCAAAAACTACAACAAATTTTAAGTAGTCTTATTAACATCTATGAAATGTTATATCTTGcacaattttttataaattttgttcaACCAAAAcactaaataaaaacacttcAATATAATTTAGCACGCGCCTCTATTCACACACTTCCCACTGTCGACTGGCGTGGCTCagtttttgttattaattatagCATGCAGCTGATGCAGCCCGGCGAAACCAAGCAGATagataaaacaattacaaacaTAACTCTGCATGCGGTAACATTTCGAACTAAGTTACCGCATCACATCTAGCTCTCGGCAGCGATGCCTGCGCGCCGTTTGTAACCGCAAAGATAAGATTGTGTACAGTTATAAAGgttagtaaatacataatatataaacactAGGTATTCCCAGATTATGTGTCAGTTGCACCATcccgtcacccggcgcgccgcggcggtttactatgaaactttccatacaataaaattttgctatTTTTAACGATGACACACAGTTTGGTACCACCGACCCTATGTACTTATGgcctgttttgtataattttgatGCCCCGTTGGAGGGATTTCCAGAGTGAATGTTTGATAAATGATTGGCCAAGCCCGGGTCACGACTGGTGATAAGCAGGTAAGTGCTTCGTACCATTTTACGAATCGTTATGACGGGTAAAATTTTAGGCATTTGCCTGGCTAAAactcattattatcattatgaGCCCATATTGTCGCGTACCACTCCAGCATGGCGACCGCGGGGTGAGGTGCgagcggggggggggggggggggggcagccAAGTGACCGATGACTTATTGCCTACTAGCCACCGCGGGTTGcatttgtagatattttatgTCATTAAACTCATAGCATAATTATTATGGAGTTCAGATTTAGCATCCAAACACCAGGATAGCCCCTCAACacccactgctgagcaaaggCCTCCCTTTTTATTTCTCCACGTATCCCTATCCTCGGAAACCTCCCACCAGTCTCTGTCTCAGGCATTAAGCTCGTCCAACCATCTCCGCAAATCAAAACTTACAAAGACAAATGCAATAGGTAGTCACAtaaaggaaggaatggaaagatttgcgcATTTCTGCAggggtatcatggtcgcatttttatcacctgtcatgccatgcgtcactttcgcacttaaatatttgttagaacgtgacaggcatggtgacaaatgataaagagccgaccatcttagccctactgacTGGTagaggcttccgtagctcagttggttacgATGCACGGATTGCAGAGATCGCAGGTAAAAGTCCTGCCAGAAGCgtaaatttttatacttttcctttaatataaaagacGTATATCTCTTTAAAATAAGAATAacacaaattcaataaaaaaatgtttattccaCATTCAATTCACTAACGTTATCTCAAGAAAAAGAGAGGTTGGTTGGATGAGGTCCGGCCAAAAATGGGGTTATCTCCTCAATGTTATAAGTTTCACCTCTGTCGTTCTGGTATTACCCTGAGGTCTCGCTGCGTAACAACAGTAGGACGTATCCGTGAATAACTGGAAATAAATgccaaaaattattaaaattacattgaTACCACTTTTGACGGTGGGAAACGTTCCAGAAAACGGGCGTTTTCCCTGTGAATAATAAAGGTACTACCCTACCAATATTCTCTGAGGGTAATAAGTAGTTAATGATTTGGTTAGGGTACATTTTACTAATGCTTTCAtcataaagataaaaataattaaaataaagcagTGATTTAGTTTCTACTTAAGTAAAGGTTTTTTTACTTAATCCTAACATACACCTAATAGTTATATATTTGGTTTCCAAAAATTAACCAGAAGCATAAGTAGCATCACGCCTCCTTTGGCTTGTTTAGCACACCATGGCGAAAAGGCCCGGACAACGCTACGAGGAGGCTGACACTTTGTTTTCTATGATGGGTGATCGGTGACCACGTGAAGtgtgatgttttctatgtagagAACtgacgtgtcggacgcctcggcccggacctgGGCTGTTCTAGCGTGTCATtctttatgtaggtacctataggtaagtATACTAAGTCATACTAAGTACCTATGTTAAATGCAGTTCATCCAATATTCTCCGAATCTTCTTCCGGCCGACTGAAGTCCAGTTTTCTGCACATAGCCAACACGTTGCGGTCCCGACGGCTTTTCGGGGTAGGGTGGATAGGAATGTGTTCCTGAGTCTGTGACACAGACTTGGCGGGAAGTGGCGTCGATGAGGAGTCTATGTTTGGAGACCAGGTCACGTTGCATtctgtaagtaaaaataaataaaggtaagtATATATACAATTTCAGGTGGACTTGGTAAGTAGGCACCTACCTAGGTACTGAGGTATAGTCAGCCTCAAAACTAGCGGAtaagactacgcgtcaaaagtcaCCATTCTCTTAGATATATGTTTCTATGTAGATTTTATGAgacataatacaaataatatgaaGTAGGAAATTAGGATGTAGTCCGTTTATTTTATAGGAAAGACCCATAactcatacctacctactaaaaaaagttTGACCCACCTTGggaaaatcactacatagtataaaacaaagtcgctttccgctgtatgtctgtccttgtgtatgcttagatttttaaaactacgcaacggattttgatgcgtttgaTGATgattcacctatcaatagagtaattgtTGAGAAAgattttagtgtataatttgtaaaggttttgtgtaacccgtgcgtgTGTAATAATAAAATCGATCATAAACTATAAGGAATGTACggcatatataataataaatcagttgAATACGATAAATATCCAATTCCaatttaaagtaataaaatattttacttacccATAGTAATTTGTACGATATAATTGTTTAACACGACCGAAACTGTTGATTTATGATTCattgtcaatatttttattaaatatcacaACACTAACGGATCTACGAAGTATGACGACGAACTTTTGAAATtaagaatttttatttaaaccgTTACAAAGGACTATTCGACTAGTGCTCTCTGTAGTATATTGCTTAACAATAAATCGTACGATAACCTGTCGCATCTTTATATTCaaggtacaaaacaaaaataccaattaaataatctGAATATGTTAATGATCAAGCCCCGTGAAAATTGATAACCCTTTGAGCGAAAACAAATTAGCAGGTAGCGCTCTAATCACttttcattaaattttaatgataACGAGCATTGTTTACAATtcggttattaatgttattattgcgaAAATGAAAgtatgcatgtgtttttttaacacACATATTTGTGTAGGTAAGTTTATTAGTTACCTACGTTTTATTAGTCCTCCGTTTGAACTAGATAACGAGATATATAAATAAGGAAATAAAATAGCCTCAATTACCTACcgaatatatatatgtgtaacaAACATACTTAGGGGTAGGAaagggtcaagaaaatgtgacatgttgtgagggAGGGTGgagggaggggggagtcacaggGTTTATGACGTCACTTTATTGCGGATTGCGTTGTCTTAATTAGCATTTATTATCTATTGAATATTctttgtgtttttaatttataaaatttgacaaatgtgaatacttgtaattttaaatgtaataattgtaattttaattattattgaatttttaatttaattatttaatttgaactgtattgtgttgagttttaattatttgttgcattttctagtcaaaaatgatgataatttgtggTGATATGTTAGATTTATAAGGATCATCCGGTAtgtcctagccctaagttagctcctagtcattagttagtttgcatgttaatttgttttgtaattgcactaacattatttttattagctatgtaagttactaacacatatgggtgtattaggcctgaaataaatgacaatttaatttaacttcacCTGTAACCGAAaactgatgttttttttttaattcgctttaCAGATAAATAACTAGTTTTTGCAATGACAAATcgttttattcattatttgtttttcctaatcggtttcgtgtcataaaatttcaGATActgctttaatttaaaaaaaaatatttatattaaaaataaattctatgtgacgtcacaccataAGGAcggttgccaaatgtgacctAGTGTGACAAAGGGGGGGAGAGgtggtaaaaaaaacattattttcgtgtgacgtaatttatggatgaccaAGGGATTTaacattgaaataaatatatataaataaatatattcataagaaataaaactgcTTCGCTATTAGCTTATTATAGCAACAGAACGGCGTGACCAAAAAaaccattttctttttttttaatacgattTATTAAGCGTAAAAAATACTTAACACTAGAACACAAAACCGTTACACAATATCAAGTGATATTTCGTCATATTAAGGcaatttaaacattaattaaGAATATTAAGATTAAGGCAcatttttcaatttcatttacttaaaactgaaattaaaatcatatttcAGTCTTAATTGTATGACAAATATTACTTGAGCATCTAATATTTATTGATGGTCAAAACTgttacaaaaatttattttgcaaATCATGCATGTAAGAGCCATCTTGTGAAAAACCTAAATTATGATTATTGCTAAGACTGAAGATTTGGCATTTTCACAGCTTCGAAAAGAATCAAACAATAAAACTTCCGCCTATGGAAGACAATCTtacacataaaaatattattgattcCTATCACCATCAGTCGTTTAGAAAGAATaacacaatacaaaaatatggcaGTTAAAATTAGATAATACAAATTgattgttcaataataataaaaccatTTAATCGCGACATTCAATTAACTAATGAAAAATCAAATAATTATCTAAACATTTTGACCAATTACTAAATCCCGAACGAATAAATGCAAGATATTAAATCGATAAACTTAAAAGAAATAGATTATAGACAACTTAAGCAGAGACAAGTATAGGTCCTCGCTATTCAGAGACGTGTATGGAACGAATGATAAATGAATATTACACGCATAAGTAAACAAACATGGAAATAAAAATTCTACATTTTAAAGACCTTTTCCATGTACAGCCAGCAAACCGATTAGCTGCctgcatataaaaatatatgctagggtgctaagctaataggtTTGCTGACGGTAAATGACGTGCGATTGTGTGCGTGGCTCCTCTATGCAGTACCTATATCATCAGCTTAAAATTCCTGCAGTTGTCCTTGAACATGTTTGAGGCAAGACTGTATTTCCTCAGCATCAGAAACCATGCCCTGCAGTTTGTCCTGCACATCCACCAGAAATTCTCTATCAAACGTAGCCTTCTTTAAGGCACTCATGCAAAAGTTAATCAGTGCTTTGAAACACTGTTTTCTTGCCGCATTGTGCGGCTGGTGGTCCCACACTGGTGTCGCCTTTACATAACTCCATGCGAGGAATACGTAATCCATTACACTATTCCAGTGCTGAGACTCTACTAAAGTCTTCCCTTGCTCGATAACGCACTTCTTAAACGCTCCTAAATGCGTAGCAACCCTCGAATACGCCGGCGAATCAGTTTTGGATGACAAACGTGAAGATGGTAAGCTTTTAAATATGTTCgatttcaagtagcttaaacgTTCTTCGAGCGGCGCTAAATCCGGAATAGGTATTTCCATGCGAACCTCCTTCTCGATTTCTGGGTGTTTGTAAGTGATAGTTTTAATGACGTTGATCAGTTGTGTCGGGCTTAATCCTTTCAAAGCCATATCGATCGGGCTCTTAAAATCAGCTTCAAGAGTTTTCTCTATACGAGGACGCTTGATAGGCGGTGTGCCTTTAATAGGGCTGGTGATTTTGAATTTCTGAGGGGTGCTGATGTCACTGAAATCTATTTTTTCTGGCGTGAGCGGGATCCTCTCGTCTAAGATGAGGCGTTTCCTTGGCGTCGAGCGGAGGGTGACGCCGAGCCTGGGCGGGGACAGACGGCTGGGGAGGACCTTGGGTGGCGTGCGGACTGTTGAGTGGAAGGATTGGCGCTTCAGATCGATGTCGGGAGACCATGTTACCGGGAGCCGCTTGCGACctggaaataaaacaatatggtTTAGTAACCTAGATATGTCTGAACCAAGGTAGATTATTTGTTTACAATTTTGGTAATATTTTTGACTGCCAGATTGAAACTAAGCAAATCATTCTCATTGTTTGCGTGCTATTAAAGTATGATAGGTAGACGCCAATAGAAGAGGTCATAGTATATGTATGTCATTCAAATACCGGTCAGATTCATGAAGACCGGTGACTTCGTGATCGTATTTGTTTGAATATTCgcatctttatttaataaacaaaaacaaagataCGTAAAACCGGAAATGTGCAAGGGACTCAGTCCCGCTtgaaactttgaaaaaaaaaaaccagttaCTTAAAAAGTTGTTTCTAAGAAATATATATGTGAAGTTTTCAAccgaaaggtaccacattgtcacttgtcGATAGGGTTTATTTCCattggaaatagcgccttattgacaaccgacactATTATCAAACAAAAGAGTTgtgaatggcacatatattgaTAATAACTGAAAGACAAAAAAatatgccttatggcattaagtccgccatttgtactttcatGTATTGGGCAAAAaagggtaaataaataataataaatattaaataaaaacatcaaaaaagtTAAACCCAAACCGACCTCGTTGTTGTATCAGCAGCTCATCCGGCGAAGCCGCCGGGCTGAGGTACCCGGGCGGCAGCGCCGGCGAGCGCTCCCTCGCATTAGGGGTCAGCCTCGTGTTAGCCAGCGGCTGCAGCGGCGCCGTGCGGGGCGCCAGTGGCGTGCGGGTGCCGGCCAGGGCGGCCGCGGTCGCCGGCGGGGCGGGGGGAGGCGACACGCGCAGGCGGTCCAGGCGCAGCGGGATCTCGGCCAGCGCGGCGCGTGTGCGGCCGGCCGGCATCTGCTCCATTTGTGCTAAGTGCAAATTAATTACAGttgttacctaccaatttatatcttttctcaatttctgtatctttttttttatgtagtgtgCAACTGTGCACcttaaagcattttattattatttgttcgtcctttccatatctcgggaccatgggaccccggacatttgggaggcgtgcgtgaggacgaagccaacagcgcatgGCTGATCATCCCCGAGCGCACAATATGATACATCCagagatggtccccgccaggtgcaaagactattgTAGTGCAGCACTTCtgtgctgcgatgggaactaaggtcatAGGCTATTGATTTGTATGTTGGATTGACTGAATATCGGGCTATGGGAggagactagcggacacctgccgtgacaatTAGTCTCAGAATTGTAAAAGACAGGCGAGTCACCACGCCAACTCATTGATTGGGCCCCGCAATggccgcacgcacagtgcgacaaCAGGGCAACACTTTGAAGTGGCTGTGAGGTTAtcgagaggtgagtctgcggtagccagttCCTGGTAATCCGTTCAGCGCCTGCTGAACTCATTaggccgccggcgttatgacattttacacttccaacctggagcataggtcccgctcttgcCATTCCACTCTGTGTGTGTCACCACTCGccacagttattattattacagtaataaAGTTATAGGAGTTACGCAAAAAATGTGGTCTTCCAtatcaaacgtgattttatgcaGCTGCTATAGGTAAGGATCCGTTTATgcctaaattaaaaatatagattTTTACTTGTGCTGTGCAGACATTTTGTTTAGTGACTTCTGAAAAAAGGTATACTGTTTAAACAGTCTATTATTCATGCTGATGCTCAAAACAAATTCTCGCTTTTAAAAGCTTGCCACATTGCACTTGTCATTGAAACAAATAACCAGGTTTGCTGGCATTGGTAGTTGTTTTGAGCATCAGCATGAATAATAAACCGCTTAAAcagtatactttttttttatttaaaaaaatcctgcgCCGTTTCCTGCCAATTATCGGCTTGAAGCTGACGCAGATCCGATTCTACACTGTCTCCCCAGCGGTATCTGCACTAACACCAGTGTGAATTTGTCTTATGAATTATGATAATGACCCAATAACAACTGACCTACTGCCTCATTTAGCAGTTTCCAGAAATCTTACCAGATATATGGAgctagatttaataataaaacacaagctTACAACTGCCACACCCGCCAAGTACTTATTTCATCGCAAAATCGCAAGGTCTGAGCAGAGTATACATCCAAAACCATTATGGGGTAATTTAATGTGGTTTTAATCACATTGGACTACTTGGGTAATCATACGCTTATCAACCCATTTAAGAATCTATTACATAATTCACGATCTCTAAGAGATAACGAAAATATTACAGGAAGATACGTCTGAATACTACATAAGTATTTTATCAATTTCATAGAGGAAAATGCATACAGTCGCGACGCTGCTATTGGAGGATGTTCTATGATATTAAAGCAACAAATTTATTGGCTCATGGTGTATTAAAACGCCCTAAAACTTGTACATTTTAGGTTCCCGCTCAAAATAAATTATCGTTAGGTGCACTAAACTGAAAAACaatgatttaaattatttcaacgCTAGAATGtgtttattgtaaataattacCGTGATATTCGATGTTTGTTGACACCCAAACCTTTAATAAACtctttaaaataaagaaaaacaataaacttGTTTAGCTCAATTGGCGCACAAATTGACGCGATCTGACAGACGCCATCCAACGGTCGTGCGTAATAGTGATGTGTTTGAGATAATCGATTTACATTCGCGGCTCGTGGCTCGGCTCGCGGCTCGTCTCGCCTCGATCTCGTAAGCTAATGATTACACTCTCGCCTCGTGTCTCGGCCACAGCTCGTAAGCTCGTCGAGCTAATCGATTTTAAACGCAAACGGTAAGGTATAAGGTTTGTATCCGAATGACAGCCGAACGTGAATGTAAACAGGAAGCGCGCGTCCCGCGCGAGCCGCTTTGACTCGTGCCCAAATAACCGCTCCTCCACGCGAGCTGAGCCGCGAGACGAACCACGAGCCCACCGCTTACTCTCGCGTCTCGTGGTCGGCTCGCGGCTCGATCTGACTCCTTCAATGTAAACCAGACTTAAATCGGCTacacatttgacgttcccctccctcGCAAAAATCagcacttttttgtacagaaaattacagacaaggcgtcttcgtttggttatatcgaagtaactagttaataatctgtggtTATATCCTATCGGTATCTAAACTTCTTATgagagagcgagaaagagatattgctttctcgctttttcttatgtttgtgtcacacaatgaccttggtgcggtgcgatggtgtgttaagCACTTAAATATTGAATTGTCAGATCGTGTGTACGTATTCTAAATGTTTTTTAAGCTGCAACTCTTTAGTCTATGGAACACCAACGGAATAGCAAGTCGAGTCGAAATCGAAGACATCCATTCATTTGTCAAGCTGtcattcattcatcatttttgtgtcaattaaaaatgtcaaataatacgctgacaaaagaaaaataacgcGAGTGTTTAGCTATAATTTTCAAGAACTGCTGACTAAAAATCGTCTCAACTTTTCACCATTCGGAAATGTGTTTACGGTCTTGCGTTGCGGATAAAGTTTATAACTTGTATTTCTCTCATTGAACTTGTATTTGCAAAGACCTTGTGCAAAGTGGACACGCTCATTTTATCGTCGAAaacatatgttatttttaagtaatactTCTACACGTCGTAGTTCATTCCTCAATAAACACCTTGTAAATGTTGCGTCAAAGTGGGGCACCGTGAGCGTGtgtaaataaacaaagaaaCAGTCGGTTCGATCGTATGTTCTAGACGTTTTGCACGCCACCATGGGAAGATTTGTGACTGTTTAGGGAGTATGGAGCGTTTGTATCATGACCTAAACCTGGCCCTAGAGGAGAGTAACTGCGGCCGGCAGGAGCGACGCAAGTTAGGCCTTCGGCGACGGACCCGCTCGGCGGGGAACCTgcgtaagtatttttaacttagTCGTTCAGTACAGAATTTGCATAACTTTATGTTTACAACTCGTTAAATTCGTATTTTACGCTACATTTCAGCAAAATCTTGTTTTGTTAACAATAGCACTAAGTTTAGGATGTGAACTTATATAGGCCATAGAGATACCAATACTAACATAAACTTAGTATTATCACATTCGAAGAGCAAAGTAAAAATTGTAATCATATTAAGAACATTTATTTAGAATAGGTAAATGACTTGTTACATTGCATACTTATAGGCGCAATAATATGACGTTGTGTGTAGTGTAAAGTGCCTGCGCTgtgagttgcggaaaccaagcccgtgaaaacctataacctacttTGCATACTTAGCCATTGTTCAGTTTAAAGCAGGACTGCCATCCATCCGGGTTTCCCAGATTTGTCCTGTTTCAGTGTCTGGGCGGGGGTTTCATTTGTAGTCGGGATTTAAACTTTTCTAGTTTATGGTCACTACTTATTTACACCCATGAAGTAACAAAAAtactagattttttttagtgAAAGATTATATAATTAGCTGAGTCTAATCACCTTATAAATTGTTATAGAGAAAGCAaacaaattacatttattaagtTCAATtgttggataaaatgtaaggaatcaaaTAGTATCCttactttttacctttttggaagtttaaaataaaacttaaagtttgaaactttcaggtcttgtatttttgtattatttccatatattattttaacatccacattattgtgataaattggtCATTTGCTATCCATTTTACCAGATTTTgtcataaaattcaacatgtgtcatcatccctattggtTCTAGACTACCAAGTCTTGCATTAAGTATTTAAACCGGAATACGATACGAAATTGGTGGCGTGAAATTGATTTCGTGACATACATTTTACCAACaggtgtaatttaatattttcgtaatgcatgcattaatttcatgaaaGCAAATCAAGTTCGTGCCCTGTGCGATTTTTTGGTGAATTTAGTGTCATGCAACTAATTTCGTAGTGTAAATGCGACGTGAAAAACTAGGGTCGCGAAAGTGCCTGCGCTATGCGGACGTGTAGCTTCGATGCTGATGGGGCCATGG belongs to Cydia strobilella chromosome 15, ilCydStro3.1, whole genome shotgun sequence and includes:
- the LOC134747560 gene encoding uncharacterized protein LOC134747560; the encoded protein is MEQMPAGRTRAALAEIPLRLDRLRVSPPPAPPATAAALAGTRTPLAPRTAPLQPLANTRLTPNARERSPALPPGYLSPAASPDELLIQQRGRKRLPVTWSPDIDLKRQSFHSTVRTPPKVLPSRLSPPRLGVTLRSTPRKRLILDERIPLTPEKIDFSDISTPQKFKITSPIKGTPPIKRPRIEKTLEADFKSPIDMALKGLSPTQLINVIKTITYKHPEIEKEVRMEIPIPDLAPLEERLSYLKSNIFKSLPSSRLSSKTDSPAYSRVATHLGAFKKCVIEQGKTLVESQHWNSVMDYVFLAWSYVKATPVWDHQPHNAARKQCFKALINFCMSALKKATFDREFLVDVQDKLQGMVSDAEEIQSCLKHVQGQLQEF